In Mycetocola zhujimingii, one DNA window encodes the following:
- a CDS encoding prenyltransferase, protein MKTLGAILLSSRPLSWVNTAFPFAAAYFMSTRELDLVFWIGTVYFLVPYNLAMYGINDVFDYESDLRNPRKGGVEGAVLDRSLHRPILIAVVITNLPFLVYLVAVGSALSTVVLAVSIFAVIAYSARGLRFKEIPFLDSLTSSTHFVSPAVFGLALAGASFADVGLIALLAGFFLWGIGSHAFGAVQDVLADREGGIRSIATEIGARATVRFSVLAYLLAGLLLLATPWPGPLAGVLALPYIVNALPYWNITDATAESANRGWKHFLALNFVSGFCVTMLLIWVALG, encoded by the coding sequence ATGAAGACCCTCGGAGCCATTCTGTTGTCATCGCGGCCGCTGAGCTGGGTGAACACGGCCTTTCCGTTCGCCGCCGCGTATTTCATGTCGACTCGAGAACTCGACCTCGTTTTCTGGATCGGCACCGTCTACTTCCTCGTGCCGTACAACCTGGCCATGTATGGCATCAACGACGTCTTCGACTACGAATCCGACCTGCGGAACCCGCGCAAGGGCGGCGTCGAGGGGGCCGTGCTCGACCGGTCCCTCCACCGGCCGATCCTCATCGCAGTCGTGATCACCAACCTGCCTTTCCTGGTCTACCTCGTCGCCGTCGGATCCGCGTTGTCCACCGTGGTCCTCGCGGTGAGCATCTTCGCCGTCATCGCGTACAGTGCGCGTGGTCTCCGGTTCAAAGAGATCCCCTTCCTCGACTCCCTGACGTCGTCCACCCACTTCGTCAGTCCGGCCGTCTTCGGGCTCGCCCTCGCTGGAGCGTCCTTCGCTGACGTCGGGCTCATCGCACTTCTCGCCGGGTTCTTCCTCTGGGGGATCGGGAGTCACGCGTTCGGTGCCGTTCAGGACGTCCTCGCCGACCGCGAGGGCGGCATCCGTTCGATAGCGACGGAGATCGGCGCCCGAGCGACGGTACGGTTCTCGGTTCTCGCGTACCTGCTCGCCGGGCTTCTTCTTCTCGCCACACCGTGGCCTGGGCCCCTCGCCGGAGTGCTGGCCCTGCCGTACATCGTCAACGCCCTTCCGTACTGGAACATCACCGACGCCACTGCCGAATCTGCGAACCGGGGCTGGAAACACTTTCTCGCCCTCAACTTCGTGTCGGGGTTCTGCGTGACGATGCTGCTGATCTGGGTTGCGCTGGGCTGA
- a CDS encoding lycopene cyclase domain-containing protein codes for MTYWLLNLVFLVPALGIGALAATRAARRKPGSRPFARMAVTLVVVLILTAVFDNIMIAVGLFGYNPDVISGAFLGRAPLEDFAYAIAAAVLLPGLWLLLPGKKPEAVR; via the coding sequence GTGACCTACTGGCTGCTCAATCTCGTGTTCCTCGTGCCGGCGCTCGGGATCGGTGCTCTCGCTGCCACCCGCGCAGCACGTCGAAAGCCCGGCTCCCGCCCGTTCGCCCGGATGGCTGTCACACTGGTCGTCGTGCTGATCCTGACCGCGGTTTTCGACAACATCATGATCGCCGTCGGACTGTTCGGTTATAACCCGGATGTCATCAGCGGCGCTTTCCTCGGGCGCGCACCGCTTGAAGACTTCGCGTACGCGATAGCGGCTGCCGTACTGCTCCCGGGGTTGTGGCTGCTGCTCCCTGGCAAGAAGCCGGAGGCGGTGCGATGA
- a CDS encoding lycopene cyclase domain-containing protein: MAFLYIGALLVSLGCMALLDRRFTLFFWADARRASIVLVLGLAFFLTWDLAGIGLSIFYRGETDFMTGILLAPELPLEEVFFLALLCYLAMNLFAGAALLLNSTVRREGRS; the protein is encoded by the coding sequence ATGGCGTTCCTCTACATCGGCGCGCTTCTCGTCTCACTCGGCTGCATGGCGCTGCTCGACCGGCGCTTCACCCTGTTCTTCTGGGCTGACGCCAGGCGCGCGAGTATCGTGCTCGTCCTCGGTCTCGCGTTTTTCCTCACCTGGGATCTCGCGGGAATCGGGCTGTCGATCTTCTACCGCGGCGAGACGGACTTCATGACCGGCATCCTGCTCGCGCCCGAGCTTCCGCTCGAAGAGGTCTTTTTCCTGGCCCTGCTGTGCTATCTCGCCATGAACCTCTTCGCTGGAGCGGCTCTGCTGCTCAACAGCACGGTACGCCGGGAGGGACGCTCGTGA
- the crtI gene encoding phytoene desaturase family protein, whose translation MTGAKTAVVIGGGISGLATSALLARDGYAVTLLEKRGDVGGRAGLQERDGFRFDTGPSWYLMPEVFDHFYRLLGTSAAEQLDLVRLDPGYRVFFEGRNEPVTVAASKAENVALFESIESGAGAELERYLDSAALTYEMAKKRFLYSTFESFLPLFRRDVLRRTRLLVRLLTESLDKFTARYFRDDRLRQILGYPAVFLGSSPFSTPSMYHLMSHLDLEDGVYYPRGGFATVIDTIAALARGEGVDIRTDATVTSIDTRAAASGRKPSVRGVTWTDSAGESHSLAADLVVSTADLHHSETRLLPEALQTYPESYWKKKTAGPSAVLVSLGVSGSLPELDHHSLFFTSDWKHNFSQIFTEPTSVPSPASLYVCKPSASDPSVAPEGSENLFILVPVPADPTIGGRADAAVQRIADDAIAQVAEWAGVPDLADRVLVREVTGPADFASDLNTWKGTALGPAHILTQSAFFRAGNVSKKVDGLLYAGGSSIPGIGLPMCLISAELVIKRLRGDTSTEAMPTPLTRSPAVNRARDAGARR comes from the coding sequence GTGACCGGCGCGAAGACAGCCGTCGTCATCGGCGGCGGAATCTCGGGCCTGGCCACGTCAGCGCTCCTCGCGCGGGACGGCTACGCGGTGACCCTCCTAGAAAAGCGCGGAGACGTCGGCGGCAGGGCGGGTCTCCAGGAACGCGACGGCTTCCGCTTCGATACGGGGCCGAGCTGGTATCTCATGCCGGAGGTCTTCGACCACTTCTACCGGCTGCTCGGCACCTCCGCAGCCGAGCAACTCGACCTCGTGCGGCTCGACCCCGGCTATCGCGTCTTCTTCGAGGGCCGGAATGAACCGGTCACCGTCGCGGCGTCGAAGGCGGAGAACGTCGCGCTGTTCGAGAGCATCGAGAGCGGGGCAGGCGCAGAACTGGAGCGCTATCTCGATTCCGCGGCGCTCACCTACGAGATGGCGAAGAAACGCTTCCTCTACTCGACGTTCGAGTCGTTCCTTCCGCTGTTCCGGCGTGACGTCCTCCGCCGGACACGGCTACTCGTCCGTTTGCTCACCGAGTCCCTCGACAAATTCACCGCCAGGTACTTCCGCGATGACAGGCTGCGGCAGATCCTCGGTTACCCGGCGGTCTTCCTCGGATCGAGCCCGTTCTCGACGCCGAGCATGTACCACCTGATGAGCCACCTCGACCTCGAGGACGGTGTGTACTACCCGCGCGGGGGCTTCGCCACGGTGATCGACACGATCGCGGCCCTTGCCCGCGGCGAGGGGGTCGACATTCGAACCGATGCGACGGTGACGTCGATCGACACGCGTGCGGCAGCATCCGGCAGAAAGCCCTCAGTAAGGGGAGTCACCTGGACCGACAGTGCCGGCGAATCCCACTCGCTCGCCGCTGACCTCGTCGTCTCGACCGCTGACCTGCACCACAGCGAGACCCGGCTGTTGCCTGAGGCGCTCCAGACCTACCCCGAGAGCTACTGGAAGAAGAAGACTGCGGGGCCGAGCGCAGTGCTGGTGTCCCTCGGCGTGAGCGGGTCGCTCCCCGAGCTCGACCACCACAGCTTGTTCTTCACGAGCGACTGGAAACACAACTTCTCGCAGATCTTCACCGAACCGACGAGTGTTCCCTCACCGGCCTCCCTGTACGTCTGCAAACCAAGCGCGTCAGATCCGTCGGTCGCGCCAGAGGGCTCCGAGAACCTCTTCATCCTGGTGCCGGTCCCAGCCGATCCGACGATTGGCGGGCGAGCGGATGCCGCTGTGCAGCGGATCGCCGACGACGCGATTGCGCAGGTGGCGGAGTGGGCGGGCGTGCCCGACCTGGCCGACCGTGTTCTCGTCCGCGAGGTCACCGGTCCCGCTGACTTCGCCTCGGATCTCAACACCTGGAAGGGAACGGCGCTTGGTCCAGCCCACATCCTGACCCAGAGCGCATTCTTCCGCGCGGGCAACGTCAGCAAGAAGGTCGACGGCCTGCTCTACGCGGGTGGTTCGAGCATCCCCGGCATCGGCCTGCCGATGTGCCTGATCAGCGCCGAGCTCGTGATCAAACGCCTCCGCGGCGACACCAGCACCGAAGCAATGCCGACACCGCTCACGCGATCACCAGCGGTGAACCGCGCTCGTGACGCCGGTGCTCGACGCTGA
- a CDS encoding phytoene/squalene synthase family protein, translating into MNRPSLRARATGATTGGALYDDVAVETSARVIERYSTSFGMASRLLGPDVRVHVRNIYALVRVADEIVDGVARDAGLSPDEVAARLDAFETETDLAVSTGYSTNLVVHAFAITARTVGISRDLTGPFFASMRADCTRTAHTPESFQTYVYGSAEVIGLMCLRAFLHGHTVPDDQEARLINGARHLGAAFQKVNFLRDLSADFDGLGRSYFPGVELTSFGEDDKRRLLADIDEDLAISSATLRELPSSSRRAVALAQLLFGELTERIRQTPASALSHTRVRVPTPVKLRLAAGAAAGKLP; encoded by the coding sequence TTGAACCGTCCCTCGTTACGCGCCCGGGCCACCGGGGCTACTACCGGAGGTGCACTCTACGACGACGTCGCCGTTGAGACCTCCGCCCGCGTGATCGAGCGGTACTCGACGTCGTTCGGCATGGCATCCCGGCTGCTCGGTCCGGATGTCAGGGTTCACGTGAGAAACATCTACGCCCTGGTGCGGGTGGCCGACGAGATCGTCGACGGGGTGGCACGGGATGCCGGGCTCAGCCCTGACGAGGTCGCCGCGAGACTCGATGCTTTCGAAACGGAAACCGATCTGGCCGTTTCCACCGGATACAGCACCAATCTCGTCGTCCACGCCTTCGCCATCACCGCCCGTACCGTCGGGATTTCCCGCGATCTGACTGGCCCGTTCTTCGCGTCGATGCGGGCAGACTGCACCAGGACGGCTCATACCCCGGAGAGCTTCCAGACGTACGTCTACGGCTCTGCTGAGGTCATCGGCCTGATGTGCCTCCGCGCATTTCTCCACGGCCACACGGTGCCAGACGACCAGGAAGCACGACTCATCAACGGAGCGCGCCACCTCGGCGCCGCGTTTCAGAAGGTCAATTTCCTGCGTGACCTCTCCGCAGACTTCGACGGGCTCGGGCGCAGCTACTTTCCCGGCGTCGAGCTCACCTCGTTCGGGGAGGACGACAAGCGCAGGCTTCTTGCAGACATCGACGAAGACCTCGCGATTTCCTCAGCGACACTGCGCGAGCTCCCATCATCGTCGCGGCGCGCCGTCGCGCTCGCGCAGCTGCTCTTCGGCGAGCTCACCGAACGGATCCGTCAGACCCCGGCAAGCGCGCTAAGCCACACCAGGGTCCGGGTTCCCACCCCGGTCAAGCTGCGCCTCGCCGCCGGTGCTGCCGCTGGAAAGCTCCCGTGA
- a CDS encoding polyprenyl synthetase family protein, with protein sequence MARSTKPGVWGLAEINRKYVTIIQTVKYVGRMDQHQLIDAPWRGARQVDVALERYFSLARSQAGKHGKRFERLWDVIERNTTGGKRFRPRMVMVAYTSLGGNDLEAVAQLAAAYEMLHTALIIHDDVIDRDFVRRGQANISGSYRDIATTAGMPLPSAEHRGMSAAVIAGDLAISAAYRLVDRTGAADDVRLRLRDLLDDAITASAAGELADVDFSLLAEQPSVDDVVEMERQKTAVYSFEAPLQSGAVLAGAFDETIEQLGAFGRNIGIAYQIVDDILGVFGREDVTGKSTLGDLREGKRTVITARASTHDLWQPVSGLFGKPDLDEEEATQIRNVLVDSGSRSFAESLAADYTNRAWEHLASDAIPVALRTELQPVVRRVLERVR encoded by the coding sequence GTGGCGCGGTCGACCAAGCCGGGAGTGTGGGGGCTGGCCGAAATCAACCGAAAGTATGTGACGATCATTCAGACCGTCAAGTACGTTGGACGAATGGACCAGCACCAGCTCATCGACGCGCCATGGCGAGGAGCGCGGCAGGTCGATGTCGCGCTCGAGCGCTACTTCAGCCTCGCGAGAAGCCAGGCTGGAAAACACGGCAAGCGGTTCGAACGGCTCTGGGACGTCATCGAGCGAAACACGACGGGTGGCAAACGGTTCCGGCCGCGAATGGTCATGGTGGCATACACCTCTCTCGGCGGTAACGACCTCGAAGCGGTGGCACAGCTCGCCGCAGCGTACGAAATGCTCCACACCGCGCTCATCATCCATGACGACGTCATCGACAGGGACTTCGTGAGGCGCGGCCAGGCCAATATCTCCGGCAGTTACCGCGACATCGCGACGACGGCCGGGATGCCGCTTCCGTCGGCAGAGCACCGTGGAATGTCCGCGGCGGTGATCGCGGGCGACCTGGCCATCTCCGCCGCATACCGGCTGGTGGATCGCACGGGTGCCGCCGATGACGTGAGGCTCAGGCTCAGGGATCTTCTCGACGACGCGATCACGGCATCCGCTGCCGGTGAACTTGCCGATGTGGATTTCTCTCTGCTCGCGGAACAACCGAGCGTCGACGACGTCGTCGAGATGGAGCGCCAGAAGACGGCCGTGTACTCGTTCGAAGCTCCGCTGCAGTCGGGGGCGGTGCTCGCTGGCGCATTTGACGAGACGATCGAGCAACTCGGGGCATTCGGGCGAAACATCGGGATCGCCTACCAGATCGTGGACGATATTCTCGGCGTGTTCGGACGCGAAGATGTGACGGGCAAAAGCACGCTCGGCGACCTGCGGGAAGGCAAGCGGACCGTGATCACGGCGCGGGCATCCACCCATGACCTGTGGCAGCCCGTCTCCGGCCTCTTCGGCAAACCGGACCTCGATGAAGAGGAAGCGACCCAAATCCGCAACGTCCTCGTAGACTCGGGGTCCAGAAGCTTTGCCGAGAGCCTCGCAGCCGATTACACCAACCGCGCCTGGGAGCACCTGGCGTCTGACGCGATTCCGGTCGCTCTGAGAACCGAGCTTCAGCCCGTCGTCCGAAGAGTTCTGGAGCGTGTACGTTGA
- the idi gene encoding isopentenyl-diphosphate Delta-isomerase: protein MSTTVEQVVLLADDGSAAGVADKSTVHTEATPLHLAFSCHVFDQAGRILVTRRALTKVAWPGVWTNSFCGHPAPEEDINRAVHRRASYELGVRLDSVELVLPDFRYRAVDASGIVENEVCPVYRATVSDVVDPRPDEVAEWMWVDPERLATAVEATPWAFSPWLTLQLPLLAEAGSWARGVDVTPTATRS, encoded by the coding sequence ATGAGTACAACGGTTGAACAGGTTGTCCTGCTTGCTGACGACGGCTCAGCGGCTGGTGTCGCCGATAAGTCGACGGTGCACACCGAAGCGACACCGCTCCACCTCGCGTTCTCCTGCCATGTCTTCGACCAGGCCGGCCGCATCCTGGTGACGCGGCGAGCGCTGACCAAGGTGGCCTGGCCCGGCGTGTGGACAAACTCGTTCTGCGGGCACCCGGCGCCGGAAGAAGACATCAATCGGGCCGTACACCGACGTGCGAGTTACGAACTCGGCGTACGTCTCGACTCCGTCGAACTGGTTCTGCCCGATTTTCGGTACCGTGCCGTCGACGCTTCTGGCATCGTGGAGAACGAGGTATGCCCGGTCTACCGCGCCACGGTCAGCGACGTGGTCGACCCACGGCCCGACGAGGTTGCTGAGTGGATGTGGGTAGACCCTGAACGCCTGGCCACTGCCGTCGAGGCAACCCCGTGGGCCTTCAGCCCGTGGCTTACGCTCCAGCTTCCGCTGCTGGCCGAAGCCGGGTCATGGGCGAGAGGCGTTGACGTCACGCCGACAGCAACCCGATCCTGA
- a CDS encoding DNA topoisomerase IB: MSVRAPRLRRSQTSGPGLGRRRTRSGFRYIDESGRPVHDPETIERIAALVIPPAWTDVWISPQAHGHIQAIGIDQAGRRQYLYHEAWRQKQDKQKFDRALDLAVALPSARRSVTKDLRGPTGSRDRALATGFRLLDSARLRVGSERFALEHGSHGLTTLLCEHATVSGSTVSLEFPGKSGQAWSSDTTDDDLAKVIRSLKSRGGDARLLAWKNGRDWRPLSAQDMNDYVRLRTNGDFTAKDFRTLHGSIIAARALRDFGVVTSARQQAKIITAAVAETADALGNTPTVARSSYIDPRVIDRYRHGEVLDRNGQPEPALRRLILGS; encoded by the coding sequence TTGAGCGTCAGGGCACCGCGCCTTCGCAGGAGTCAAACCTCGGGCCCCGGCCTCGGACGGCGACGGACGAGGTCGGGCTTCCGGTACATCGACGAGAGCGGCCGGCCGGTTCACGATCCCGAGACCATCGAGCGGATCGCCGCGCTCGTGATTCCGCCCGCGTGGACGGACGTGTGGATTTCACCCCAGGCGCATGGCCATATCCAGGCGATCGGCATCGACCAGGCCGGCAGGCGACAGTATCTGTACCACGAGGCCTGGCGGCAAAAACAGGACAAGCAGAAGTTCGACAGGGCACTCGACCTGGCAGTAGCACTGCCGTCGGCCCGGAGGAGCGTGACGAAAGACCTGAGGGGGCCAACCGGATCCCGTGACCGGGCGCTCGCAACGGGCTTCAGGCTCCTCGATTCGGCTCGATTGCGCGTCGGCAGCGAGCGATTCGCACTCGAGCATGGCAGCCACGGCCTCACAACTCTGCTGTGCGAGCATGCGACCGTCTCCGGCTCAACGGTGTCTCTGGAGTTCCCGGGCAAGAGCGGGCAAGCCTGGTCGAGTGACACAACGGATGACGACCTGGCGAAGGTGATTCGTTCGCTGAAGAGCCGGGGCGGGGATGCGCGACTTCTCGCGTGGAAGAACGGACGCGACTGGCGCCCGCTGAGCGCCCAGGACATGAATGACTATGTCCGGTTACGGACGAACGGCGATTTCACGGCCAAGGACTTCCGGACGCTCCACGGCAGCATCATCGCTGCACGCGCTCTCCGCGACTTCGGCGTTGTCACATCAGCACGGCAGCAGGCGAAGATCATCACCGCTGCCGTCGCTGAAACCGCCGATGCCCTCGGTAACACGCCGACCGTCGCGCGATCGAGCTACATCGATCCCCGTGTGATCGACCGGTATCGGCACGGCGAAGTGCTTGACCGTAACGGCCAGCCGGAACCGGCGCTTCGCCGCCTGATTCTCGGCTCCTGA
- a CDS encoding SDR family oxidoreductase has translation MAADATTPDPRTKYHVGGFPRQEQDQPGLLSKTDPAPDHGEDTYTGSGKLTGRVALITGGDSGIGRAVAIAFAREGADVVISYLPEEQDDAEDTAEWVEKAGRRALLLPGDARDEQYCTEMVELTVAEFGRLDVLVLNAAYQENREGLENLPTAEFDRVFKTNLYAVMWTARAAIPHLKPGSSIITTSSIQAFDPSPELIDYAMTKAAQVAFTKALAQQLGDKGVRVNAVAPGPIWTPLIPATSWPDKVESFGADTPIGRAGQPAELAGAYVYLASDDASYVSGAVLPVTGGKGL, from the coding sequence GTGGCTGCAGACGCGACAACACCGGACCCCAGGACCAAGTACCACGTCGGAGGCTTCCCCCGACAGGAACAGGACCAGCCCGGCCTCCTCTCCAAAACCGACCCGGCACCCGACCACGGTGAAGACACCTACACGGGTTCGGGAAAGCTGACCGGCCGCGTCGCTCTCATCACCGGGGGAGACTCGGGGATCGGTCGTGCTGTCGCCATAGCGTTCGCCAGGGAGGGTGCCGATGTTGTCATCTCATACCTCCCCGAGGAACAGGACGACGCTGAGGACACCGCTGAGTGGGTCGAGAAGGCCGGCCGTCGAGCGCTCCTGCTGCCGGGCGACGCTCGCGATGAACAGTACTGCACCGAAATGGTCGAACTCACCGTGGCTGAGTTCGGGCGCCTCGATGTCCTCGTACTCAACGCGGCGTACCAGGAGAACCGCGAAGGGCTTGAGAACCTGCCAACTGCGGAGTTCGATCGGGTCTTCAAGACGAACCTCTACGCGGTGATGTGGACGGCGCGCGCGGCTATCCCACACCTCAAGCCGGGGTCTTCGATCATCACGACATCGTCGATCCAGGCGTTCGACCCGTCACCGGAACTCATCGACTACGCGATGACCAAGGCGGCACAGGTGGCGTTCACCAAGGCCCTCGCGCAGCAGCTCGGCGATAAGGGCGTCCGGGTCAACGCCGTCGCCCCCGGGCCGATCTGGACCCCCCTCATCCCCGCGACCTCATGGCCGGACAAGGTGGAGAGCTTTGGCGCGGATACTCCGATCGGTCGCGCCGGTCAGCCCGCCGAGCTCGCGGGGGCGTACGTCTACCTCGCCTCTGATGACGCCTCATACGTGTCAGGAGCCGTGCTGCCCGTCACCGGTGGCAAGGGACTTTGA
- a CDS encoding FAD-dependent oxidoreductase produces MPTSLPPQGPSLWLDRRHGIDTDPWRDGLEADVVVVGAGLSGLATALAVAEQGQSVIVLEARYVGAVSTGNTTGKVSLLQGSQLSSLDRSLPRELLDAYLAANRAGQDWIRRFADAEGVRLEFRDAVTYASTDEGAPTIEAELDTASSLGLDVTALSALELPIDIAAAVSLGGQFQLDAVELLAALTRAVRRNGGIVIEGVRALDVDSGGPCVVPTDRGEVRGDRVVLATGMPFLKRGAQFATIQAHRSYALAYRWEQPELGGMYLSVDEPSRSIRDWTRPDGRYLIVGGNDHRVGTGQPTTARVEDLAGWTTATFGGLTETHSWSAQDYRVSDGLPHFGPISPGEDRVFVATGYNKWGMANGAAAGISLAAQFAGTSPDWATALRGRVPTSSAIRTTLAAGATVASDLAKGWVGAELSSLPEDGPAEGEGVVVRDGVKPVAVCRVDGVVSRTSAVCPHLGGIVAWNDVERSWDCPLHGSRFTATGDVLEGPSVTGLAS; encoded by the coding sequence ATGCCCACATCACTGCCGCCCCAGGGACCTTCGCTGTGGCTTGACCGGCGCCACGGCATCGATACAGACCCCTGGCGCGATGGCCTCGAGGCAGACGTCGTCGTGGTTGGAGCCGGGCTCTCCGGCCTCGCCACTGCCCTCGCGGTCGCTGAGCAGGGGCAATCGGTGATCGTGCTCGAGGCGCGATACGTCGGGGCGGTGTCGACCGGAAATACGACCGGGAAGGTGTCGCTGCTGCAGGGATCCCAGCTGTCGAGCCTCGACCGGTCACTTCCGCGCGAGTTGCTCGACGCTTATCTCGCCGCTAACCGTGCCGGACAGGACTGGATCAGGCGCTTCGCCGACGCCGAGGGCGTGCGGCTGGAGTTCAGGGATGCCGTGACGTACGCGTCGACCGACGAGGGCGCGCCCACCATCGAAGCCGAGCTGGACACCGCGTCGTCGCTCGGTCTTGACGTGACGGCGCTTTCGGCACTCGAACTGCCGATCGACATCGCCGCGGCGGTGAGCCTTGGCGGACAGTTCCAGCTGGACGCGGTCGAACTCCTGGCGGCTCTCACCCGCGCGGTTCGGCGGAACGGCGGCATTGTGATCGAGGGTGTCCGCGCCCTCGACGTGGACTCGGGCGGCCCATGCGTGGTGCCGACGGACCGCGGGGAGGTTCGGGGCGACCGGGTTGTACTGGCGACCGGCATGCCGTTCCTCAAGCGGGGAGCACAGTTCGCCACCATTCAGGCGCACAGGTCATATGCCCTCGCCTATCGGTGGGAACAGCCCGAGCTCGGCGGAATGTACCTGTCCGTCGACGAGCCGTCCCGATCCATTCGGGACTGGACACGGCCGGACGGCCGGTACCTGATCGTCGGAGGTAACGACCACAGGGTGGGCACAGGCCAGCCGACGACCGCCAGGGTTGAGGACCTCGCCGGGTGGACGACGGCGACCTTTGGCGGGCTCACCGAAACGCACTCCTGGTCTGCCCAGGATTATCGGGTGTCAGATGGGCTGCCACACTTCGGGCCGATCAGTCCAGGCGAGGACCGGGTCTTCGTCGCCACCGGCTACAACAAATGGGGAATGGCCAACGGTGCTGCCGCCGGGATATCGCTCGCCGCCCAGTTTGCCGGCACCTCCCCCGACTGGGCCACCGCGCTTCGCGGTCGTGTGCCGACGTCGAGCGCAATCCGTACCACTCTCGCCGCCGGTGCAACGGTGGCGAGCGACCTCGCGAAGGGCTGGGTCGGCGCGGAACTGTCGAGCCTTCCCGAAGACGGGCCGGCGGAGGGCGAAGGGGTTGTCGTACGAGACGGGGTCAAACCCGTCGCGGTCTGCCGGGTCGACGGCGTCGTCTCGCGTACCTCAGCCGTTTGTCCTCACCTGGGAGGCATCGTGGCCTGGAACGACGTCGAGAGGTCGTGGGACTGCCCGCTGCACGGGTCGCGGTTCACCGCGACGGGTGACGTGCTCGAGGGCCCATCTGTCACCGGGCTTGCGAGCTGA
- a CDS encoding Ku protein, protein MRAIWKGAITFGLVNVPVKVYSATEDHDIPLHQVHDKDGGRIRYQRRCEVCGKIVKYENIDKAYDDGERTVVLTAEDMASLPQEKSREIEVVEFVPTEQVDPMMFDRSYYLEPDSTSSKAYVLLRKTLESTDRTAIVRFALRQKTRLAALRARDGVLVVQTLLWGDEIRAADFDSLKERVRISAKELELSSALVDSFADDFKPEQFSDEYQGELRTLIDAKLEQGEALDTDATFGESEKEEETGEVIDLMEALRRSVEKSRDAKKKKAPAKTSRKKPA, encoded by the coding sequence ATGAGAGCAATCTGGAAGGGTGCCATCACCTTTGGCCTCGTCAACGTGCCGGTGAAGGTCTACAGCGCCACGGAAGACCACGACATCCCCCTGCACCAGGTCCACGATAAGGACGGCGGTCGCATCCGCTATCAGCGCCGGTGTGAGGTATGCGGCAAGATCGTCAAGTACGAGAACATCGACAAGGCCTATGACGACGGGGAACGCACCGTCGTCCTCACCGCAGAGGACATGGCGTCGCTGCCGCAGGAGAAGAGCCGCGAGATCGAGGTCGTCGAGTTCGTCCCCACCGAGCAGGTGGATCCGATGATGTTTGACCGCAGCTATTACCTCGAGCCTGACTCCACGTCGTCGAAGGCCTACGTTCTGCTCAGGAAGACGCTCGAGTCGACCGACCGAACCGCGATCGTCCGGTTCGCTCTTCGGCAGAAGACCCGGCTTGCTGCCCTCCGTGCCCGCGATGGGGTCCTCGTGGTGCAGACGTTGCTCTGGGGAGACGAGATCCGCGCGGCGGATTTCGACAGCCTCAAGGAGCGCGTGCGCATCTCAGCGAAGGAACTCGAACTCTCGAGTGCGCTCGTCGACAGCTTTGCCGATGACTTCAAACCCGAGCAATTCTCTGACGAGTACCAGGGAGAGTTGCGAACGCTCATCGATGCCAAGCTCGAACAGGGCGAGGCGCTCGATACGGATGCCACCTTCGGCGAGAGCGAGAAGGAAGAGGAGACCGGCGAGGTCATCGACCTGATGGAAGCCCTTCGCCGCAGCGTGGAGAAATCGCGCGACGCCAAGAAAAAGAAAGCGCCGGCGAAGACTTCCAGGAAGAAGCCCGCATAA
- a CDS encoding DUF6328 family protein encodes MTDEHSEARRDAGGNGRDESDEERADRNWLDLLQELRVLQAGTQILTAFLLAIAFQPRFTELDEFQRILYLALVSASILTTVLCLLPVSLHRVLFRQRLKSFTVSIGHAMVRAVIFGVSVATVGTAMLIFDFVVGRTAGLVAAGILTVILVVFGLFLPLVVRHVSTPAPDTGAAT; translated from the coding sequence ATGACTGACGAACACAGCGAAGCCCGGCGGGATGCCGGCGGCAACGGGCGCGACGAAAGTGACGAGGAGCGCGCTGACCGCAACTGGCTTGACCTGCTCCAGGAGCTCCGGGTCCTCCAGGCGGGCACTCAAATCCTGACCGCATTCCTGCTGGCCATCGCCTTCCAGCCGCGGTTCACCGAACTCGACGAGTTCCAGCGCATCCTTTACCTGGCACTGGTCTCGGCGTCGATCCTCACCACGGTGCTGTGCCTGCTGCCGGTGAGCCTCCACCGGGTACTCTTCCGGCAGAGGCTCAAGAGCTTCACGGTGTCAATAGGGCATGCCATGGTCCGCGCCGTCATCTTCGGAGTTTCGGTCGCGACCGTCGGCACCGCCATGCTGATCTTCGACTTCGTCGTCGGCCGGACGGCCGGCCTGGTCGCGGCTGGCATCCTCACGGTGATACTCGTCGTCTTCGGGCTTTTCCTTCCGCTCGTTGTGAGGCACGTCTCGACGCCAGCCCCGGACACAGGCGCGGCCACCTGA